In Chitinophagales bacterium, a single genomic region encodes these proteins:
- a CDS encoding replication-associated recombination protein A, with product MTSAPLAERIRPEKLQDLIGQEHLTGKGSILQNAIEINKVPSMILWGPPGTGKTTIANIIAHTLQVPFFTLSAIAAGVKDVRDVIEQARTRPGAILFIDEIHRFNKGQQDALLGAVEKGTITLIGATTENPSFEVNAALLSRCQVYILKALEEKHLEQLVKQAIEKDEWLRNRSLDIRETNALFTISGGDGRKLLNLLELCADTLPPGSELTDELVTKIAQQRIARYDKSGEQHYDIISAFIKSIRGSDPNAAVYWLARMIEAGEDVKFIARRMLILAAEDIGNANPTALVLANATFDAVNKIGYPESNLILSQCAIYLASSAKSNSATLAIMNASSIVKQKGDLPVPLHIRNAPTNLMKSEGYGKGYEYSHNYEKNFSPQEYLPPEIAGTSFYQPGTNAREEEMRKHLRDLWKKKYGY from the coding sequence ATTACATCCGCTCCTCTTGCCGAACGAATACGCCCTGAAAAGCTTCAGGACCTCATAGGCCAGGAACACCTGACCGGCAAGGGAAGTATTTTGCAAAATGCGATAGAGATCAACAAGGTCCCCTCCATGATCCTCTGGGGGCCGCCCGGGACGGGCAAAACCACCATCGCCAATATTATTGCCCATACCTTACAGGTTCCTTTTTTTACACTCAGTGCCATCGCAGCCGGCGTTAAAGATGTCCGCGATGTGATCGAACAGGCACGCACCCGTCCAGGTGCCATTCTTTTTATCGATGAGATCCACCGCTTTAATAAAGGGCAACAGGATGCCTTACTTGGCGCCGTGGAAAAAGGTACCATCACCCTTATCGGCGCCACCACCGAAAACCCTTCTTTTGAGGTCAATGCGGCCCTGCTTAGCCGTTGCCAGGTATATATATTAAAGGCCCTGGAGGAAAAACACCTGGAGCAATTGGTGAAACAAGCGATAGAAAAAGATGAATGGCTGCGGAACCGCTCGCTGGATATCCGTGAAACGAATGCCCTCTTCACCATTTCCGGAGGTGATGGACGTAAACTGCTCAATCTGCTTGAACTCTGCGCGGATACGCTTCCTCCCGGTTCGGAACTCACCGATGAACTGGTGACAAAGATCGCCCAGCAACGAATTGCCCGTTATGATAAATCAGGCGAGCAGCACTATGATATCATTTCGGCCTTTATCAAATCCATTCGTGGCAGCGATCCGAATGCCGCTGTATATTGGCTGGCGCGTATGATCGAAGCCGGGGAAGATGTTAAATTCATCGCGCGTCGAATGTTGATTCTTGCCGCGGAAGATATTGGCAATGCCAACCCCACCGCGCTTGTGCTGGCCAACGCCACATTTGATGCAGTAAATAAGATCGGTTATCCGGAATCCAATCTCATTCTTTCTCAATGCGCGATCTATCTCGCCTCCAGCGCAAAAAGTAACTCCGCCACCCTGGCCATCATGAATGCCAGCAGCATCGTCAAACAAAAAGGTGATCTCCCTGTACCCTTGCATATCCGCAATGCCCCCACCAATCTGATGAAAAGCGAAGGCTATGGCAAGGGATATGAATACTCACACAACTACGAAAAGAATTTCTCGCCCCAGGAATACCTCCCTCCTGAAATCGCAGGCACATCTTTCTATCAACCCGGCACCAACGCCCGGGAAGAGGAAATGCGCAAGCATTTGAGGGATCTGTGGAAGAAGAAGTATGGGTACTGA
- the aspS gene encoding aspartate--tRNA ligase, with protein MFRTHTCGELRLADAGKEVTLAGWVQTIRKFGAITFVDLRDRYGITQLLLGEDLQAQLDANPLGREFVLQATGKVSERSSKNPAIPTGDIEIVLSAFTILNKSAVPPFTIQDDTDGGDDLRMKYRYLDLRRGAVKRNLELRYAVNRAARNYLHQQGFMDIETPFLIKSTPEGARDFVVPSRMNPNQFYALPQSPQTFKQLLMVSGYDRYYQIVKCFRDEDLRADRQPEFTQIDCEMAFVEQEDILNMFEGMVKSIFLEVKGINYAEKVERTTWEEAMWTYGNDKPDIRFGMKVCNLKFPAHTFQTKNSISSLIDGANFQVFDGAETVVAIAAPGCSEYTRKQTDELTEWVKRPQIGMKGLVFIKCNTDGTYKSSVDKFYSEEKLKAIADAAGAKAGDLVLILAGAEERTRKAISELRLEMGERLGLRRKDEFKLLWVLDFPLFEYDEEGNRWVARHHPFTSPKPSDIPTMIGNDPRIADASKYLEHPYAAIKANAYDMVLNGNEIGGGSIRIFQRELQEKMFAALGMDKEEQQHKFGFLLGAFEYGAPPHGGIAFGFDRLCAILGGSESIRDFIAFPKNNSGRDVMLDAPATIDQKQLDELFLKLTAKS; from the coding sequence ATGTTCAGAACGCATACCTGTGGCGAACTCCGGCTCGCTGATGCCGGCAAAGAAGTGACCCTGGCCGGTTGGGTCCAAACCATACGCAAATTTGGCGCGATCACCTTTGTGGATCTGCGCGATCGCTATGGTATCACCCAGTTATTATTGGGCGAAGACCTGCAAGCTCAACTGGATGCCAATCCGCTTGGCCGTGAATTTGTATTACAAGCCACCGGAAAGGTCAGCGAACGTTCGAGCAAGAATCCCGCCATCCCTACCGGAGATATCGAGATCGTATTGAGCGCCTTTACTATACTCAATAAATCCGCCGTCCCCCCCTTCACCATACAGGATGATACCGACGGAGGAGATGACCTGCGGATGAAATACCGTTACCTGGATCTTCGCCGCGGTGCTGTGAAGAGAAACCTCGAATTGCGCTATGCCGTCAACCGCGCTGCACGCAATTACCTGCACCAGCAAGGGTTCATGGATATTGAAACTCCCTTTCTGATCAAAAGCACCCCCGAAGGGGCACGCGATTTCGTGGTTCCCTCCCGTATGAACCCGAATCAGTTCTATGCCCTGCCTCAAAGTCCGCAAACCTTTAAGCAATTGCTGATGGTGAGTGGGTATGACCGTTACTACCAGATCGTGAAGTGTTTCCGCGATGAAGACCTGCGTGCCGACCGCCAACCTGAATTCACACAGATCGACTGCGAAATGGCCTTTGTGGAGCAGGAGGATATTCTGAACATGTTCGAAGGCATGGTGAAATCCATCTTCCTCGAAGTAAAAGGGATCAACTATGCAGAGAAGGTAGAACGCACTACCTGGGAAGAAGCCATGTGGACCTATGGTAATGATAAACCCGATATCCGTTTCGGAATGAAGGTCTGCAACCTGAAATTCCCGGCGCATACCTTTCAAACCAAGAACTCCATCTCCTCCCTGATCGATGGCGCAAATTTCCAGGTCTTTGATGGCGCTGAAACCGTGGTGGCGATTGCCGCACCGGGCTGCAGCGAATACACACGCAAACAAACCGATGAACTGACCGAATGGGTGAAACGCCCGCAGATCGGGATGAAAGGTTTGGTCTTTATTAAATGCAATACCGACGGCACGTATAAAAGCAGTGTCGATAAATTCTATAGCGAAGAGAAATTAAAAGCGATCGCCGATGCGGCCGGGGCAAAAGCCGGTGACCTGGTATTGATCCTTGCCGGAGCAGAAGAAAGAACCCGCAAAGCCATCAGTGAACTACGTCTCGAAATGGGTGAGCGGCTGGGACTGCGCCGAAAAGATGAATTCAAATTACTCTGGGTACTCGATTTCCCCCTCTTTGAATATGATGAGGAAGGAAATCGCTGGGTCGCCCGTCACCACCCCTTTACCTCCCCTAAACCTTCGGATATCCCCACCATGATCGGGAATGATCCGCGTATTGCCGATGCTTCCAAATACCTGGAGCATCCCTATGCGGCCATCAAAGCCAATGCCTACGATATGGTATTGAATGGAAATGAGATCGGCGGTGGCTCCATCCGTATCTTCCAACGGGAGTTGCAGGAAAAAATGTTTGCCGCCCTGGGCATGGATAAAGAAGAACAACAACACAAGTTTGGATTTCTGCTGGGGGCCTTTGAATACGGCGCACCACCCCATGGGGGTATCGCGTTTGGATTTGACCGGCTCTGTGCGATCCTGGGAGGCAGCGAAAGTATCCGTGATTTTATCGCCTTCCCCAAGAACAACTCCGGGCGCGATGTGATGCTGGATGCCCCTGCCACCATTGATCAAAAACAATTGGATGAGCTTTTCCTGAAGCTAACAGCTAAAAGCTAA
- the uvrA gene encoding excinuclease ABC subunit UvrA, with amino-acid sequence MSKTEDSIDILGARVHNLQNIDISLPKNKMVVITGISGSGKSSLAFDTIYAEGQRRYMETFGSYARQFIGDMERPDVDKITGLSPVISIEQKTTNKNPRSTVGTVTEIYDFMRLLFARVGEAWSYNTGKKMVKWSEEEIVDNIYKKYKGAKIHLLAPLVRGRKGHYRELFEDMRKKGFLKVRVDGEVKDLVPKMQVDRYKIHDIELVVDRLQVTPDLRARMSQSVQQTLRLGKDLMFLLVNDSSKTVQYSKQLMCEDTGISYEEPSPNSFSFNSPYGACPTCRGLGTMFTVNMETIIPDDSVSISDGGIAPLGGEREAHVFRQVQEIAKKNKISLTKPISELDKKSLNILLYGNVEGVEEEIEEENFKYDPTAPFEGIIHMLKRWFNNGYSESLREWAESYMELKPCESCHGDRLRKESLWFKVDGKNIAELSQMNLDKLAVWFKDIEKRLDDKQKVIGKDILKEIRERLQFMLDVGLTYLTINRPSKTLSGGESQRIRLATQIGSQLQGITYILDEPSIGLHQRDNHRLIQALQNLRDIGNNVLVVEHDKDIMLAADYLVDIGPKAGYHGGRIVAKGTPEEILKGDTLTAGYLNGHLKIPVPTERRKGSGKSVDLKGVTGNNLKKVDVKFPLGQFIVVTGVSGSGKSTLVNETLYPILSKHAYNSRMTPMPYKSVKGLEHIDKVIEIDQSPIGRTPRSNPATYCGFFTDIRTLFAAVPEAKIRGYNAGRFSFNVKSGRCDVCEGGGMRVIEMNFLPDVYVHCEKCNGKRYNRETLEIRYKGKSIADVLAMTVEEAVEFFQQVPYIYRKIKVLDEVGLGYITLGQSAVTLSGGEAQRVKLATELSKRDTGKTFYILDEPTTGLHFQDVQHLLDVLNKLVDRGNTVLVIEHNMDVIKVGDHIIDMGPEGGDGGGRVLFEGTPEELIKIKESFTGKYLKAEL; translated from the coding sequence ATGAGCAAAACAGAAGACTCCATAGATATACTCGGTGCGCGGGTACATAATTTACAGAACATTGACATTTCACTACCCAAGAATAAAATGGTGGTGATAACAGGTATCAGTGGCAGTGGAAAATCTTCGCTGGCCTTTGATACCATTTATGCCGAAGGCCAGCGACGGTATATGGAAACATTTGGTTCCTATGCGCGTCAATTTATTGGCGATATGGAGCGTCCGGATGTTGATAAGATCACCGGATTGTCACCGGTCATTTCGATTGAACAAAAAACAACCAACAAAAACCCGCGTTCCACCGTGGGTACGGTCACAGAGATCTATGATTTCATGCGGTTGCTTTTCGCGCGGGTGGGAGAGGCCTGGTCGTACAACACCGGAAAGAAAATGGTGAAATGGTCGGAAGAGGAAATAGTCGATAATATTTACAAAAAATACAAAGGCGCAAAGATCCACCTGCTTGCGCCCCTTGTCAGAGGCCGCAAAGGGCATTACCGCGAATTGTTTGAGGACATGCGGAAGAAAGGGTTTTTAAAAGTGCGCGTGGATGGAGAAGTGAAAGACCTTGTGCCCAAGATGCAGGTGGACCGGTATAAGATCCATGATATTGAACTGGTGGTGGACCGCTTGCAGGTAACGCCCGACCTGCGGGCAAGAATGAGCCAGAGTGTTCAGCAAACCCTACGTCTGGGAAAGGACCTGATGTTCCTGCTGGTGAATGACTCGAGCAAAACAGTACAGTACTCCAAACAATTGATGTGCGAGGATACCGGGATCAGTTACGAAGAACCTTCTCCCAATTCTTTTTCATTCAACTCGCCCTATGGGGCTTGTCCTACCTGTCGTGGATTGGGAACGATGTTCACGGTCAATATGGAGACGATCATTCCGGATGATTCGGTGAGCATCAGTGACGGGGGAATTGCCCCGCTTGGCGGAGAAAGAGAAGCGCATGTATTCAGACAGGTACAGGAGATCGCGAAGAAGAACAAGATATCGCTGACAAAACCCATCAGCGAACTCGATAAAAAATCATTGAATATCCTGTTGTATGGTAATGTGGAAGGGGTGGAAGAAGAGATCGAAGAAGAGAATTTCAAGTATGATCCCACCGCTCCTTTTGAAGGGATCATTCATATGTTGAAACGATGGTTCAATAACGGGTATAGTGAAAGTCTGCGTGAGTGGGCGGAATCCTATATGGAGTTAAAGCCCTGTGAGTCCTGTCACGGCGACCGGCTGCGCAAAGAAAGCCTCTGGTTCAAAGTGGATGGAAAGAATATCGCGGAGCTGAGCCAGATGAACCTGGATAAACTTGCCGTTTGGTTTAAAGACATTGAGAAAAGACTGGATGATAAACAAAAGGTCATCGGGAAAGATATACTCAAAGAAATTCGTGAGCGGTTGCAGTTCATGCTCGATGTGGGATTGACCTATCTTACTATCAACCGTCCATCGAAGACATTAAGCGGTGGTGAATCGCAACGTATCCGGTTGGCGACACAGATCGGTTCTCAATTGCAAGGGATCACCTATATCCTTGACGAGCCTTCGATCGGGTTGCATCAGCGTGACAATCATCGCTTGATCCAGGCCCTGCAAAACCTGCGGGATATTGGCAATAATGTATTGGTGGTAGAACATGATAAGGACATCATGCTCGCAGCAGATTACCTCGTGGATATTGGTCCCAAGGCGGGCTACCACGGGGGCCGGATCGTGGCCAAGGGCACACCTGAGGAGATTTTAAAAGGAGATACCCTGACAGCAGGCTATCTCAATGGACATTTGAAAATACCGGTGCCCACCGAAAGAAGAAAGGGGAGTGGGAAATCGGTTGACCTAAAAGGGGTGACCGGCAATAACCTCAAGAAGGTGGATGTGAAGTTTCCACTGGGGCAGTTCATTGTGGTGACCGGGGTAAGTGGAAGTGGAAAGTCGACCCTGGTCAATGAGACCCTTTATCCCATTTTATCCAAGCATGCTTATAATTCTCGTATGACACCGATGCCGTATAAGTCGGTGAAGGGATTGGAGCATATTGACAAGGTGATCGAGATCGATCAGTCACCTATCGGACGCACACCGCGGAGTAATCCCGCGACCTATTGCGGGTTCTTTACCGATATCCGGACACTCTTTGCCGCGGTACCCGAGGCCAAGATACGCGGGTATAATGCGGGACGTTTTTCGTTCAATGTAAAAAGTGGCCGTTGTGATGTTTGTGAAGGAGGTGGTATGCGGGTGATCGAAATGAACTTCTTACCCGATGTATATGTGCATTGTGAGAAATGCAATGGCAAGCGCTATAACCGCGAGACCCTGGAGATACGGTATAAAGGGAAGTCCATTGCCGATGTATTGGCAATGACGGTGGAGGAAGCGGTCGAGTTCTTTCAGCAGGTGCCCTATATCTACCGGAAGATAAAAGTATTGGATGAAGTGGGTCTTGGTTATATCACCCTGGGTCAATCGGCGGTGACCCTGAGTGGGGGAGAGGCCCAGCGGGTGAAACTCGCCACTGAATTATCCAAACGGGATACCGGCAAGACATTCTATATACTTGATGAGCCCACGACCGGGCTTCATTTTCAGGATGTGCAGCACCTGTTGGATGTATTGAATAAGCTGGTTGATCGGGGTAATACGGTCCTGGTCATTGAGCACAATATGGATGTGATAAAGGTTGGAGATCATATCATTGACATGGGCCCCGAGGGTGGTGATGGTGGAGGCCGGGTATTGTTTGAGGGAACGCCGGAGGAGCTGATTAAAATTAAGGAGAGCTTTACCGGGAAGTATCTGAAGGCAGAGTTGTGA
- a CDS encoding T9SS type A sorting domain-containing protein gives MKTHKPFPKLVGGLLTGAVLLNTITLTSFTGKESANDPTIGGKDRIVKKRAGKKSRAIRIYPDIVKRTMHIISKDVNEGPVDFYVFALDGTMLANHRLNPGEHVRIGELPRGTYVYEVFDGDEMSEKGNLEIK, from the coding sequence ATGAAAACGCATAAGCCTTTTCCAAAATTGGTAGGCGGTTTGCTGACCGGAGCCGTGCTACTCAATACCATCACCCTGACCTCCTTTACCGGTAAAGAGTCCGCCAACGATCCCACGATCGGTGGCAAAGACCGAATCGTAAAGAAAAGGGCTGGTAAAAAATCAAGGGCCATCCGGATCTATCCGGATATCGTAAAACGTACCATGCACATCATCTCCAAGGATGTGAATGAAGGCCCGGTCGATTTCTATGTATTTGCCCTGGATGGCACCATGCTCGCCAATCACCGCCTCAATCCCGGAGAACATGTCCGGATCGGGGAACTGCCACGCGGTACCTATGTGTACGAAGTGTTCGACGGAGATGAAATGTCCGAAAAGGGCAACCTCGAGATCAAATAG
- a CDS encoding GNAT family N-acetyltransferase translates to MNWILKSFDQLTPRELYAILQLRNEVFVVEQNCVFQDADGKDGYCHHLMAWEPGYLAAYTRLVPPDLAYPGFASIGRVVSSPKVRGTGLGNELMERSIGEAKNLFPGFPIRIGAQLYLKKFYTGLGFQQTGEIYLEDGIEHIEMTLSETPK, encoded by the coding sequence ATGAACTGGATTCTAAAATCGTTTGACCAGCTTACCCCGCGTGAACTTTACGCGATCCTGCAATTACGTAATGAAGTTTTTGTGGTGGAACAAAACTGTGTATTTCAGGATGCCGATGGAAAGGATGGCTATTGTCATCATTTAATGGCCTGGGAACCGGGTTACCTGGCTGCTTATACCCGATTGGTCCCGCCCGACCTGGCCTATCCTGGTTTTGCTTCCATTGGACGGGTGGTCAGTTCCCCCAAGGTCAGGGGCACGGGTTTGGGCAATGAACTCATGGAGCGTTCGATCGGTGAAGCAAAAAACTTATTTCCCGGATTCCCCATCCGGATCGGTGCACAATTATATCTCAAGAAATTCTATACCGGACTCGGCTTTCAACAGACCGGTGAAATCTACCTCGAAGATGGCATTGAACACATCGAAATGACGCTGTCTGAAACTCCTAAGTAG
- a CDS encoding M20/M25/M40 family metallo-hydrolase, with translation MRFLHILLLLTTVSASAQTIIHKDPQIEKWVTEVNADSLRSYIHTLVGFGTRNTLSTQTDPKRGIGAARNWVLSKFNEFAKQSGGRLTAIIDTTTLQPDGRRVDVPLLLGNVVGTLKGTDPNDKRIFIISGHLDNMRTSVMDRTGDAPGANDDGSGTAAVIECARILSKQSFPATILFVAFSGEEQGLLGAHFMAEKAKKENWPIEAVLNNDIMGSNNSNETNIINNTRVRIFSEGLPAYETEKSAANIRSLGLENDGASRQLARYMKEVGERYVDHLTVSLIYRNDRFLRGGDHTAFVNRGFTAIRVCEMNENFYHQHQDVRKENGIQYGDLEEFMDFEYLRKTTALNLASLASLALAPARPEEVKIEVRKLTNFTELNWKAPLTGRTAGYYILIRETSSPVWEKKIFTTATSATIPYSKDNYFFAIQSVDEAGHESLPVIPQVSRR, from the coding sequence ATGAGATTTCTCCACATTCTACTCCTGTTAACTACCGTTTCCGCTTCGGCGCAAACTATCATTCATAAAGACCCGCAAATTGAAAAATGGGTTACGGAAGTCAATGCCGATTCGCTTCGATCCTATATTCATACCCTGGTTGGTTTTGGTACCCGTAATACACTGAGTACCCAAACAGATCCCAAAAGAGGAATAGGTGCCGCCCGTAACTGGGTATTGTCAAAATTCAATGAATTTGCCAAACAATCCGGTGGCCGGTTGACCGCTATCATTGATACCACTACGCTGCAACCCGATGGACGACGCGTGGATGTACCCTTATTATTGGGCAATGTGGTAGGCACACTCAAAGGAACAGATCCCAATGATAAAAGGATATTTATCATCAGTGGCCACCTCGATAATATGCGGACCAGTGTAATGGACCGCACCGGAGATGCACCCGGTGCGAATGACGATGGAAGTGGAACGGCGGCCGTGATCGAATGTGCCCGGATTCTAAGTAAACAATCTTTTCCCGCCACCATTCTCTTTGTCGCCTTTAGCGGGGAAGAACAAGGATTATTGGGGGCACACTTTATGGCGGAAAAAGCAAAGAAAGAAAACTGGCCCATTGAAGCTGTGTTGAACAATGATATCATGGGGAGTAACAATAGCAATGAGACCAACATCATCAACAATACCAGGGTCCGGATCTTTAGCGAAGGATTACCGGCATATGAAACCGAAAAATCAGCCGCCAATATCCGCAGCCTCGGTCTTGAAAATGATGGCGCTTCGCGCCAACTGGCACGGTATATGAAAGAGGTGGGTGAAAGGTATGTGGATCATTTAACCGTATCCCTGATCTACAGGAACGACCGATTTTTGCGCGGGGGTGATCACACCGCTTTTGTCAACCGCGGGTTTACGGCTATCCGTGTCTGTGAAATGAATGAAAATTTTTATCACCAGCACCAGGATGTACGCAAAGAGAACGGGATCCAATACGGTGACCTCGAAGAGTTCATGGATTTTGAATACCTGCGCAAGACCACCGCGCTCAATCTTGCCAGCCTGGCCAGTCTGGCCCTGGCACCTGCCCGGCCTGAAGAGGTAAAGATCGAAGTGCGGAAGCTGACCAATTTCACCGAACTGAATTGGAAAGCCCCTCTCACCGGTCGTACCGCCGGGTATTATATACTTATTCGGGAAACCAGCAGCCCGGTTTGGGAGAAAAAGATCTTTACCACCGCCACATCAGCAACGATCCCGTATTCAAAGGATAATTATTTCTTTGCCATACAATCCGTGGACGAAGCAGGGCATGAAAGTCTGCCGGTGATTCCACAGGTCTCAAGACGTTAA